TGCAAGTAGTCTGCCGCACCTCACAGCAtcttctttatcatcttcaattacTAATGAAATAGAATCCTCTACAGCTTCACTGCCATCGACAGAAACCACAATTCCTTTTAAAGTGAGAGTTGAAATACCTTCATCGAATTCAGATTCCACGCCGATAGGAACAGAACATCCACCATTTAGGGTTCTCATTAGGGATCGTTCGGATAAGCAACAGATGGTGCTATCTCTGTCAGCAATTCTGTCCAAAATCGGTCTAAGAAAAGTATcatttgttcttgtttCAATACCCAATGCCCCCTGCCCAACTGCATGGTACATGGTGGAGGAATCAAATCGTTCAGTAATTCTATATTCTAATCCTAACCTTAGGAGACCAGCAGTTGCCAACACTATGCAAACAAATTCGGTTTCCGGATCATCGAGCTTTTTTAGCCTAGTCTGTATGTTTCCCCTGACACTTTCAAATTGTAATTTGggaaattttcttttcaactGAGCAGATCTACGAATACTAGAAGTACCAACCACGGACCCTTCTGGCAAGTCTGCCAAACATTTATAAGGGCTATCCACCGCCATCACAATACAGTCACTAGGATCCACTCTCTTCGTTATCGCACCTAATTCAAACCCGTCAGGCAATAGAGTTGGCATATCCTTCAATGAATGTACTATCAAGTCGATGCTGTTCTCCTTATCTTCATATAATAAGTCTTCCAACTCCTTGGTCCATAATGCCTTTCCACCAAAGGAATAAAGCGGTTTTGATTGAATTTGGTCACCCAAAGTTTGCAACGCCAAAACTGTACATCGATATTCCGGAAACTCTGACTCAATCATCCCCTTCACCTGCTCCGATTGGATTACAGCCAATTTTGACCTTCTACCAGCAACTTTAATTATACGTTCGGGCATGAGGAATGATTAACAgcaaaataattaaaaCCTAATACGATGAAACCCCTTCTcacaaaaaaaattgaatattaaatatattgaatatattatatgcaAGCAGGCTCAACCAGTGTAAAAATCAATATCACCGACTGGATCCACTAGAACAATAATTCAGAACCAGCTGCGTACCAGGATGAATTGTAATCTTGGGGGTAGAATTGATAACCAAtgcaaaataaaaaaactaTAGCCGACTCAAACGATAAAAATCAGTATGAATGactaaaaaataaaatggCTCTGAGAAAACACCAATATGTTGAGAGATAAGCCAAAAACCAATTCtattttcttgaatttcTCTGCAGCTAAAACCAAGCCGATTTGCTACCTTTTAATATATGCTATGCCTACGTCCAGCCGTAACTAGCTCATTCATCTGCCAGACATATGActtaaaattaaaaaaattttcgcCGCTTTTAAAAATCCTAATTCCAGATTTCGTCCCCTATGATACCAATTTCATATGACACCGCCTTTAGTAGGGAGAGCACAATAAACGATTAATGGATGGAGAACTAAAGGGAGGGTTCATGTCTTAAGTGATGGGAATTGGTGTTGATATATTTCTCAATTTAAAGAGTATATAGACATCGCTTGCACCAGttatgtttttaaaatttgtAGATCAAAAAAGTACCGAGAGGTAATCGAAACCATAATCCCCTCTAGAAGATTATTCCAACGCGTGGTCATGAGAAGATGTTGATTTGGGTGTGAGATACAGCTGCACCATAGAGGTTATTCATGTACTGCTATTTCCCCTGTTATGTTTATTTATATGCTTGTGCGGTTCAGTCATGAGTGGTAGGTATATGAGAATGGAGGtttgatatattttgaaaataccATTTTCTAAAGACCGATAAAATTCTACAGTAATAAACCAAACGTCGTGGATTGTGAATGAAACAAGTAAATCGTTTTTTGGAAgtttaaataaataaataaataatgaaTTCTAACAATATAGGTTTTAATAATCTTTGTactctttttgttttttttggttctttTGCTTTATATTTGAGCCTTGATCCAGCCTTCAAGGCCGCCCTTGACTATTATTTCTTGAAGGGTCATGCCTAGTTCGCCAACTTTTTGTTCATGAACGATGTCACCATTGGCGGAGCCGTCGGTGACGGTTATCTTTGCATCAGCCACGTTCCATGTTAAAAACCAGCCCGTTCTGCGTGTTGCTTGTCTGTGTGTAGTAGAGTATCTTTCACGGAGCAATTTAATCAAGACTGGGAGCTCAAGTGTGAGAAGGGCGTTGTTGATGGAATTTCTGGAAAAGATGTTACTGAATGAACCACCAACGACGAGATTGATACCTTTGGCGAGGATGGAAGTTGCCGCCTGTTCACGCGAGGAACCTGAACCGAAATTATAACCGCTCACGAGGATGTCACCAGGTTTGGCGATGTTGCCGAACTCAGGGTCATAGTTCTCCATGCAAACCTGAGCCATTTTATCCGGTGATATATCGTCTTGATAGGTATACTTACCGGGATAAATTCCATCTGTGTTGATATTATCAGCGTCGCAGAAGACGAGTTCGCCTGTAATTTTGCTTGGAAATCCTTCAAGGATATCTACTGCAGCGCCGGCATTATCGACTTGCGCAGCGGAGTCTCTACTAGTTTTTGTAGGCTCTATTTCTTTAACAGAGGCCTTGACACTGATCTCGGAAACAGGGTTCGTAGAGGGTATACCACTACTGGCTGGTGGTAGGATTTCGTCGGGTGAAGCAATTCTTCCTAGCACTGCAGAAGCAGCGACAACGGCTGGAGAAGCCAAGTATGCAAGCGCATCCTTGGATCCCATGCGACCCTTGAAGTTACGGTTTGTAGCAGAGATTCCTACCTCGCCAGGCTCCAATAGGCCGGTACCGAGACCAATACAGGGACCACATCCTGCGGGCAAGGGCTTACAGCCTGCTGCGATTAGCTTCTGCCAGCAATTGGAAGACTTGGCTTCACGTTCTACCTCAGAAGAGGCAGCAGCAATATAGAATTCGACATGTGGGGCGACTGTTCTGACAGCTTTCAAATCGCCTGTAGGACACACCACGCGAGCAGCTGCCTCCAAATCACTCAGCCGTGAGTTGGTGCAAGACACAAGGTACGCTTTATCAACTCGAATGTTCTTGCGAGCTAGCTCTGTAATTGGAGTGCTGATCTTAACACTATTAGGTCCACTGACGTAGTGGGTCAAAGTGGACAGGTCGATAACCAGGTGTTTGGCGTACCTGGCGTCAGGGTCGGCCTGGGTAGCGGCGGCCGCCGCAGCAGCACTGCGAGCCAACCCATCTAAACGCTCGCGCGTGATTCTGGGATGATTGGGGCCAACCTTAGCTAGGCGTTCGTAGTACCAATCAATCAAAGTGCGGTCAACGGGAAACAGCCCTGAAAGAGCCCCCCACTCGGTAGTCATGTTTGCAATGGTAAGACGGTAGTCGACTGGGATAGACTCCAGATAGTCGCCAGTAAACTCGATCGCGTGATTCAAAACCTCGTCCTTGTTAAACACCCCGCACAGCGCGACGATGATATCCTTGCCTGATACCCCTACAGGGAGTTTACCCTTCAGCTCCACATGAGCCACAGGTGGTATCTGCCACCATGTCTGCCCCGTGGACCAAATCGCTGCGGCGTCAGTACGCACGATCGGAGTCCCCAGCGCGCCAACACCGCCATAGGTATTGGAGTGGGAATCCGACGCAACAGTTAGACTGAGTGGGAAAGCATATCCTTCCTCGATCATAATCTGATGCCCGATGCCACGCCCAGCAGGATAGAAATCAATCCCATGCTTCTTCGCAAACAACTCGATATTCTTATATTTGATCAGGTTTTTCTCCGTCCTGTTCTGCACATCGTGGTCCAGCGTATTCACTATCTGCGCCGGATACTTGATCTGGGAAGCTCCCAAGCCCATAAACTTGAGCGCTACAGGCCATGAATTGTCATGCGACATGCAATAAGCGGGCCGGATGGACACATAGTCTCCAGATCTCACTGCCTTGCCGTTCGGAACACCAACTGCATATGCTTGCACGATCTTCTCCGTAAGAGTTTGCCCCACCGATGAGACGTACCGCAAGCTTCCCACAGTACCGGCTCTCAGTCCGGGCGCGGCTCTCGCTGTGGGAGCTGCTCTCAGTGTACACGCAAGCATAATTCTAGGCTACTGAAGTACTAGGCTATCTGCAGTATTCAAAGAAACTACAATTCCCAAATCCTTGTTGTCCTAAATCCTTTTCATCTGTTCCGCCATGCCACCCAGGTCAGGCCTGTAAAATTCCGGTGTAAAATGAAACGCTATTTCGCTTTTTTGAGTCACCGcataatcacgtgactcGCAACACGTGACCACGGTCACGTGGTCACCAGACCGGCACCCTGTTACGTAATCTGCGCTGGCCAAGCACCACGCTAAACCGCAGATCGCCGCTCCGCACGCGTCTTATCCCCGCGCGCCTCCCGCGCCCCCGACCCCCAGCTTCGTGGAAGGAAGCAGCTTCTTCACCAAGAACTAAAGAACAAACAAGCACAAACAAGCACAGCCAGGCCCCGTTCCAATCTGTCCCGCCGGCCAAAAACACGCACGCATTTTCGCTGCTTCGCAGCCCTTGTTGTTTTCCTGTGTTTCCTGTTTTTTCCTGTTTGTTTCgttgtttttcttgttACAAGGGATATTACGGAAACTTCCGTGGACCAAAGCCCTCCTTTTATCAATCTGGGTatcttttctcttttttctCTCGTGTAATCTTTTCCCgtaatattttttaatccctctctttctccttcttcctttctttcgttctttctttctctaGTTCTTTCTTGATCCAATCACTACTCGTCTTTTGTATATACATCTATCTCTATCTATAGGTAGGGTGGTTTTATTAAGCAGTTTAAAGTTGGATCGTTTCTGAATATACCAGAAAACAGAGAGTGTGAGCGAGATGGCATCGTGTgatttgttgttgtggaAGAATCCTGTTCAAACAGGTAAGGTTTTTGGAGGGCTgttatttttattgttggttttaaaGAAGGTGAATCTGATTACGTTTTTCTTGAAGGTTGGGTACTCGATTTTGTTTGTTAACTCGACGGTTGAGTTTGTGTCGAAGTTAGTTTTGGGGCAGGGGTTGACTACTAAGTATGGGGTGAAGGAGTGTCCTAATATAGTGGGGATGTTGAGGCCAAAGATTGAAGAGTTTTTGGTTCAGTTTCCGGTCTATCAAGCGCATGTGAGGAGGTTGGTGTTTGCTGCTTCGCCACGGCAGTCGTTTAAGGCGGCCGGAGTGTTGTATGTTTTGCACAAGCTGGTGTCTGTTTTGTCGTTATGGACGTTGGTATTCATTGGAGTTATTGCAACGTTTACTTTACCGATTGTGTATAAGACGTATCAGAAGGAAATCGATGGTACGGTGCAACAAGGAGTTGTGTTGGCGAAGCAGAAGTCTATTGAGTTGCAGAAGATTGCTTCTGAGAAGGCTGCGCCCTACATGGAGCAGTTGGATAAGCGGTTGGGGCCTGTTTCTCAGTATTTGGTTCCTAAGGGGGCAGCTGCTTTAGGCGGTTCCAAGAGTGGTTCAAATGCTTCAGGTCCAGGCCCAGCGGCCACGGCACCGGTATCTGCTGGTGCGGGTGCTGTGGAAGAGCCTTCTATGGCGACCACCACATCTGCGTCATTCCCATCTGTTCCTGCCACAGACGTTTCTGCTTCTGTGACGAAGGATGTGGATGTAAATGTTGCTCAGTTGAAACAGGATGTTAGGGAGACGAAGGAATCTGTTGGGTTGTAATTGCTTGTATAAATGTAGCTTGCATTCCTTGTTTCTGTCCTTGCTGCGTTGagaaagataaaaaaagataaaaaaacaaattaaCGAGGCTTCCAGTCTTCACCTCACCTCCCTCCTCCCCTCTCCTCCGTATTCTCTATGCTATTACCCATTATCATGTTTTTACCAGTCGTTTCGTTTTTTCGTCTACTACTCCTTACCGACCGTTAATTGTGAAGGGTTCTCGTGGTGTTCCCGTCGCCTGTCAGCCAGTTGtgtttttattcttctgcGTGTGGCAGGTGGGCACCCCCTTTTGTGTGGTCACCAGTAACTGAACGTTAAATTGTATACATGGCAAgacataaatatatgtgtgtattTATACATATCACATTCAgcataataatattaaataaaagatATACATATTGGGCGAATCGGGTCGGGGGTGAAAAACGTGGACAAGCGTTTcgaattttttaattcgCAAAAGACCATGTAGATTTAAATACGTAGCcctttctttgttttctctaATTCTACATTTGTTTTCAAGCTTTGATTCCCGATGACACTTGGAGTTGGTCAATTACAGGCGCCAAAACGTTGGGGTTCAAGTCTTCGTTAGTCAACGACAACTGTTCCTGCGTCCACAAGTTTGGCTCAGGAACGTAGTTTGGATCTCCCACACCAAGCAGCCCACCGTAGGCTTCCCAGTCCTTGACTCTTGGTAGTTGTAAACTAGTCCAAACGTCATCAAACGCTTCCAACAAGACGTCTGAAAGATCCTTGGTGTGTCCTGGCGTCGGAGTTATACGTAAACGTTCGGTACCACGAGGAACAGTTGGGAAGTTGATAGCTTGCACATAGATACGATGTTTTTCCATCAAGATATCGGACGCCTGCTTGGCCAGTTCCGGGCTACCTACTAGAACCGGAACGATGTGTGAAGGGTTCGGTTGTACAGGTATGTCCAAATCGTGAAGCCCTGCTTTGACGTACGCGGTGTGGGTTTGCTGGGTTTGTCTAAGGTTCAAGCGGGAACGCTGGAAACGGATTGCTTCTGCCGCACCTGCCATCACAGCTGGCGGCAAAGATGTAGTAAAGATAAAACCTGGCGCGTAGGACCTGAGCCAATCAATGAGCTTGACGGAGCTGGCTACGTATCCCCCCACAGTACCAAAAGACTTGCCCAAGGTGCCAGTAATCATATCGATACGATCCATGACGGTGCGCTGGTCAGGGGACGCAATACCAGCTCTGCGGTGCGCCTCAAAGTCAAGGTGTTCTGCGACACCGGCACCATGAGGACCATATAGCCCCACAGAGTGAACCTCATCCAAAAAGGTCAATGCACCATACTTCTCCGCCAAGTCACAAATCTTCCGGATATCTGCAACGGAACCAGACATCGAGTACACAGACTCAAACGCAATCACTTTCGGCTGCGACTTAGGGTACATGGCCAAAAGTTTTTCCAAATGCTCCAAGTTATTATGACGAAAGACATGTTTTTTCGACATCGCGTGCTTGATCCCCACAATCATGGACGCATGATTCATCTCGTCAGAGAAAATGACAAGGTCCTTGATCTTCTGGCCTAGCAAAGAAAGAATAGCGTCGTTCGCAACAtaacaagaagaaaacacCAACGCACCCTCCTTCTTATGCAAAGCTGCTAACTCTGCCTCCAACTTCATCGCATGCCGATTATGGCCAGCAATATTCCGCGTACCACCAGCGCCAGCACCGTACTTGTCCAGagtcttcttcatcacaTCGATAACCTGCTCATTCTTGGAAAACGCTAAGTAATCATTCGAACACCAAACAGTAACCTTGTCCTCCTCCTCATGCCTATGCGCTCGGGGGAACTCCTTGGCCAATCtattgatattgttgaaaaaccGATACGAGCTATCCACCCGCTTCTTCGCCAATTCACTATCAAACAGCCCCTCGTAATCAAAAGCCTCCTCCTGACTGCCCCGCTCAACCATACCCGCTCCTGCGCCTACTCCTAAGGGCATATCCTGCACATCCACCACCGCCGCCGTGGCCGCCGCGGCCGCCGTTGGCGTGGAAGCACTCACATACCCCCGAGTAGCAAATGCACGTCCCATCACCGGACACTTGAGTGCCATCGCATATAGATTTGCCGACTGCAATGCCTTGACATTCTGCATAGAAGATGACGCTTTCCGAACAAACGGACAAAGCTTCGCAGACTTTCGAACAACTGATTCCATCCTAATTGCCTGCCCTGGTCTATCCACGAATCAGATACCTTCCACTAAACGTCTGAAATGAATATACAAATCGACTCTCCTCACCGACAACAAACGAATAGAAGCGAATGTACACTATGTCGAGACTGCAATTAACAAATGCAATACTAATAAAAATCCTATAAAAGTTTtgttaataaaacaaaaagcaACTATGTcctttcttttcttctcaAAGAGGGCTACAGAACCCGTCGCATGGCCCAGTTCCGGCGGCCTGCGCAGCCAGCACGGACCAATCAAAATCAAGCTTTTTATTTGTCGGTTCCAGCGCGTCACCCGGCGCGTCACCCGGCCACGGTCGCTGTCCATCTGATCCGAAGGTTTACGTAAGCATGTCTGAGGAAGCATCATTACCCGGCCGGACCGGGTAATGATGCTTCCTCACGTGCTTCGTATCCGGCTACCCCCGCAGACTCTGTTACAACCGTTCCAAAACCTCGTTCCTGTTTCAACAATAGATCTCCTTCTCCCTTCCTAATGGATCTAAACAGTAATTAAAAAGGATATATAACCAAATATAGTTGTATACTAAATAAACACCAAGTGGCAAGTAGAGCGGTTCGATTTTGAAACAGTGGCAGATAGGGGGATTGGCCAAAGGAAGCAAAAGCATATATAAGTTTGTAATACCGGATACCAACCAGGAGAAATGAATTCAAGTGGGTTTATGTTGTTTGTATGTTCTtagtttgttttttggttttttctGTATGTTTCATTATTTTCGCCTACAATTAATAATTATGGATGAAGAGCAggattaataatattgattGAAG
This Eremothecium cymbalariae DBVPG#7215 chromosome 5, complete sequence DNA region includes the following protein-coding sequences:
- the HEM3 gene encoding hydroxymethylbilane synthase (similar to Ashbya gossypii ABL107C); translated protein: MPERIIKVAGRRSKLAVIQSEQVKGMIESEFPEYRCTVLALQTLGDQIQSKPLYSFGGKALWTKELEDLLYEDKENSIDLIVHSLKDMPTLLPDGFELGAITKRVDPSDCIVMAVDSPYKCLADLPEGSVVGTSSIRRSAQLKRKFPKLQFESVRGNIQTRLKKLDDPETEFVCIVLATAGLLRLGLEYRITERFDSSTMYHAVGQGALGIETRTNDTFLRPILDRIADRDSTICCLSERSLMRTLNGGCSVPIGVESEFDEGISTLTLKGIVVSVDGSEAVEDSISLVIEDDKEDAVRCGRLLAEKLIANGAQKLLDEIHLPSS
- the RTN1 gene encoding Rtn1p (similar to Ashbya gossypii ABL105W), yielding MASCDLLLWKNPVQTGKVFGGLLFLLLVLKKVNLITFFLKVGYSILFVNSTVEFVSKLVLGQGLTTKYGVKECPNIVGMLRPKIEEFLVQFPVYQAHVRRLVFAASPRQSFKAAGVLYVLHKLVSVLSLWTLVFIGVIATFTLPIVYKTYQKEIDGTVQQGVVLAKQKSIELQKIASEKAAPYMEQLDKRLGPVSQYLVPKGAAALGGSKSGSNASGPGPAATAPVSAGAGAVEEPSMATTTSASFPSVPATDVSASVTKDVDVNVAQLKQDVRETKESVGL
- the HEM1 gene encoding 5-aminolevulinate synthase (similar to Ashbya gossypii ABL104C), translating into MESVVRKSAKLCPFVRKASSSMQNVKALQSANLYAMALKCPVMGRAFATRGYVSASTPTAAAAATAAVVDVQDMPLGVGAGAGMVERGSQEEAFDYEGLFDSELAKKRVDSSYRFFNNINRLAKEFPRAHRHEEEDKVTVWCSNDYLAFSKNEQVIDVMKKTLDKYGAGAGGTRNIAGHNRHAMKLEAELAALHKKEGALVFSSCYVANDAILSLLGQKIKDLVIFSDEMNHASMIVGIKHAMSKKHVFRHNNLEHLEKLLAMYPKSQPKVIAFESVYSMSGSVADIRKICDLAEKYGALTFLDEVHSVGLYGPHGAGVAEHLDFEAHRRAGIASPDQRTVMDRIDMITGTLGKSFGTVGGYVASSVKLIDWLRSYAPGFIFTTSLPPAVMAGAAEAIRFQRSRLNLRQTQQTHTAYVKAGLHDLDIPVQPNPSHIVPVLVGSPELAKQASDILMEKHRIYVQAINFPTVPRGTERLRITPTPGHTKDLSDVLLEAFDDVWTSLQLPRVKDWEAYGGLLGVGDPNYVPEPNLWTQEQLSLTNEDLNPNVLAPVIDQLQVSSGIKA
- the LYS4 gene encoding homoaconitate hydratase LYS4 (similar to Ashbya gossypii ABL106C) — protein: MLACTLRAAPTARAAPGLRAGTVGSLRYVSSVGQTLTEKIVQAYAVGVPNGKAVRSGDYVSIRPAYCMSHDNSWPVALKFMGLGASQIKYPAQIVNTLDHDVQNRTEKNLIKYKNIELFAKKHGIDFYPAGRGIGHQIMIEEGYAFPLSLTVASDSHSNTYGGVGALGTPIVRTDAAAIWSTGQTWWQIPPVAHVELKGKLPVGVSGKDIIVALCGVFNKDEVLNHAIEFTGDYLESIPVDYRLTIANMTTEWGALSGLFPVDRTLIDWYYERLAKVGPNHPRITRERLDGLARSAAAAAAATQADPDARYAKHLVIDLSTLTHYVSGPNSVKISTPITELARKNIRVDKAYLVSCTNSRLSDLEAAARVVCPTGDLKAVRTVAPHVEFYIAAASSEVEREAKSSNCWQKLIAAGCKPLPAGCGPCIGLGTGLLEPGEVGISATNRNFKGRMGSKDALAYLASPAVVAASAVLGRIASPDEILPPASSGIPSTNPVSEISVKASVKEIEPTKTSRDSAAQVDNAGAAVDILEGFPSKITGELVFCDADNINTDGIYPGKYTYQDDISPDKMAQVCMENYDPEFGNIAKPGDILVSGYNFGSGSSREQAATSILAKGINLVVGGSFSNIFSRNSINNALLTLELPVLIKLLRERYSTTHRQATRRTGWFLTWNVADAKITVTDGSANGDIVHEQKVGELGMTLQEIIVKGGLEGWIKAQI